A stretch of the Medicago truncatula cultivar Jemalong A17 chromosome 5, MtrunA17r5.0-ANR, whole genome shotgun sequence genome encodes the following:
- the LOC25494530 gene encoding protein TIFY 10a yields MLFYYSVMKANIIKEEPKCTQMTIFYDGKIIVFDDIPAEKVEDIMVFSSEGTTTSRNHKNNNYAFRFAQSHPSFLARNSANNSVQVPSSPVIYDLPMTRKASLHRFLEKRKDRIAAKAPYQTSNPTNLNKPINEFMSWLSLAPQIRMTWS; encoded by the exons ATGTTGTTTTATTACAGTGTAATGAAGGCTAATATTATCAAGGAAGAGCCTAAATGTACCcaaatgacaattttttatgaTGGGAAAATAATTGTGTTTGATGATATTCCAGCTGAAAAAGTCGAGGACATCATGGTCTTTTCCTCCGAAGGAACTACAACCTCTCGAAACCACAAAAATAACAACTATGCTTTCAGATTTGCTCAGAGCCACCCATCATTTCTTGCTAGAAATTCTGCCAACAATTCTGTTCAAGTACCGTCCTCACCTGTTATTTATG aTTTACCAATGACTAGGAAAGCTTCACTTCATCGGTTCTTGGAGAAAAGGAAGGATAG AATTGCTGCAAAGGCACCATATCAAACAAGTAACCCAACAAACCTTAATAAGCCAATTAACGAATTCATGTCATGGCTCTCCTTGGCACCACAAATCAGAAT GACTTGGTCTTAG